One part of the Caproiciproducens sp. CPB-2 genome encodes these proteins:
- a CDS encoding DUF1848 domain-containing protein translates to MIVSASRRTDIPAFYSEWLLNRLKAGYVLVPNPRNPLRFSKVALNRSAVDCLVFWTKNPKTMLPKLGKISELGYPFYFQFTLTPYGKEIERNLPPKTELIRTFCSLSQILGPDQVVWRYDPVILSREMPVEYHARCFEQMAAALDGMTHRCIFSFLDFYPKVRGTLQKMGAIEMQKADMYQLAEAFSEIARRHCLQLFTCCEPIDLSQYGINHASCIDAGMIEKILGCPIHVRKDSNQRPGCGCVESVDIGSYDCCPHECRYCYATSSEKNVRRHIADHDPNSPLLFGVLPQGVQISEKDMKSICDGQMCLL, encoded by the coding sequence ATGATCGTCAGTGCAAGCCGCCGCACCGATATTCCGGCCTTTTACTCCGAATGGCTGCTGAATCGACTGAAAGCGGGTTATGTATTGGTCCCGAACCCACGAAATCCGCTTCGGTTCAGCAAGGTGGCGTTGAACCGGAGCGCGGTGGACTGCCTCGTGTTCTGGACAAAGAACCCGAAAACAATGCTGCCAAAACTCGGGAAGATTTCCGAGTTGGGGTATCCGTTCTATTTCCAATTTACCCTGACCCCCTATGGGAAGGAAATTGAGCGGAACCTGCCGCCAAAAACTGAACTGATTCGCACTTTTTGCAGCCTAAGTCAAATATTGGGGCCGGATCAAGTGGTGTGGCGGTACGACCCGGTAATCCTTTCGCGTGAAATGCCGGTTGAATATCACGCGCGCTGTTTTGAACAGATGGCGGCGGCGCTGGATGGTATGACACACCGTTGTATTTTCAGTTTCCTTGATTTTTACCCCAAAGTGAGAGGAACTCTGCAAAAAATGGGTGCCATTGAAATGCAAAAGGCAGATATGTATCAGCTGGCAGAGGCATTCTCGGAAATCGCCCGAAGACACTGTCTGCAGCTATTTACCTGTTGTGAACCGATAGATTTGTCTCAGTACGGGATCAATCATGCATCCTGCATCGACGCCGGCATGATTGAAAAAATTCTTGGTTGTCCAATCCATGTTCGGAAAGATTCCAACCAGAGGCCTGGCTGTGGGTGTGTGGAGAGTGTCGACATCGGTTCTTACGACTGCTGCCCACATGAATGCCGCTATTGCTACGCAACTTCTTCGGAGAAAAACGTCCGAAGGCATATTGCGGACCATGACCCAAACTCTCCCCTTTTATTTGGTGTATTACCGCAAGGGGTACAAATTAGTGAAAAAGATATGAAATCCATTTGTGATGGCCAAATGTGCCTGCTTTAA
- a CDS encoding bifunctional transcriptional activator/DNA repair enzyme AdaA yields the protein MTDEEKWQASLACDTACDGRFFYGVKTTGIFCRPSCRSKSPKRENVVFFDTAEEARKSGLRPCKRCRPDLLEFQPQKEAAEKIKAVCDHWYADHPRFKAELKQLGLSRNRVAQVFQAQYGKSLTEYWNELRISEAKQLLAETQDNVLQIALQSGFESLSTFYTQFRRVTGVSPMEYRESSAHGSDNR from the coding sequence ATGACGGACGAAGAAAAGTGGCAGGCGTCTTTGGCCTGTGACACTGCTTGTGATGGCAGATTTTTCTACGGTGTGAAGACGACGGGAATCTTCTGCCGTCCTTCCTGTCGGTCAAAAAGTCCGAAAAGGGAAAACGTTGTCTTTTTTGATACGGCGGAGGAAGCCCGAAAAAGCGGGCTTCGCCCCTGTAAGCGCTGTCGTCCTGACTTGTTGGAGTTCCAGCCGCAGAAAGAGGCCGCCGAGAAAATCAAAGCCGTCTGCGACCACTGGTATGCGGATCATCCCAGATTTAAGGCGGAGTTGAAACAACTGGGCCTCAGCCGAAACCGTGTTGCTCAAGTGTTTCAGGCACAGTATGGAAAGAGTCTGACGGAATACTGGAACGAACTGCGCATATCCGAAGCAAAACAACTGCTGGCTGAGACGCAAGACAACGTTTTACAGATTGCGCTACAAAGTGGTTTCGAGAGCCTCTCCACCTTTTACACACAGTTTCGGCGTGTCACTGGAGTTTCCCCGATGGAATACCGGGAATCGTCCGCACACGGGAGTGATAACCGATGA
- a CDS encoding methylated-DNA--[protein]-cysteine S-methyltransferase: MDAICRIPSPLGQLTVSGNDRSITGLWLEGQKCYAATLDVHAGEKNLPLFDRVQEWLAIYFSGKEPNFSIPLEPKGSEFRQSVWKILQDVPYGTVITYGSIVRRLNVIGVHTSARAVGGAVGHNPISILIPCHRVIGSDGSLTGYAGGIEKKIRLLQLEKVPVDKLK; this comes from the coding sequence ATGGACGCAATCTGCCGCATTCCTTCCCCATTAGGCCAGCTGACCGTTTCGGGAAACGATCGGTCCATCACAGGCCTCTGGCTGGAAGGACAAAAATGCTACGCCGCTACACTAGACGTACATGCCGGGGAGAAAAACCTCCCGCTTTTCGACCGGGTGCAGGAATGGCTGGCAATCTATTTCAGCGGAAAAGAGCCGAATTTTTCTATTCCGCTTGAACCGAAGGGAAGCGAATTCCGGCAGTCCGTATGGAAAATTCTACAAGACGTTCCATACGGTACGGTGATCACATACGGAAGTATTGTCAGGCGGCTAAACGTAATCGGCGTCCATACCTCCGCGCGGGCCGTAGGCGGCGCGGTCGGACACAATCCGATCTCTATCCTGATCCCTTGCCACCGAGTGATTGGTTCTGACGGCAGCCTCACCGGATATGCGGGCGGCATAGAAAAGAAAATTCGGCTGTTACAGTTGGAGAAAGTTCCTGTGGACAAACTAAAGTAA
- a CDS encoding DNA alkylation repair protein, translating to MQNKIRQELEQLSDEKYRIFSSGLLPKTDHVLGVRLPQLRRLALRLTKEDWRGFLRTAEEDSFEEIMLQGMVIGYADCEPEERFRLIQTFVPKIDNWSVCDSFCSGLKFVKKYREQTWIFLQPYLTSKKEFEVRFAVVMLLFYFIDESRLSDVFRILDAVQNDGYYVKMAVAWAVSICFVRFPKETMTYLSDNHLDDVTYNKALQKITESLQVNKETKSRIRAMKRKV from the coding sequence ATGCAAAATAAAATTAGACAGGAGCTTGAACAACTGTCGGATGAAAAATACCGTATCTTTTCATCCGGTCTCCTTCCAAAAACAGATCATGTGCTTGGCGTCCGCCTGCCGCAGTTGCGCAGGCTTGCACTACGGCTGACAAAAGAGGACTGGCGCGGATTTCTCCGTACGGCAGAGGAAGATTCTTTTGAAGAAATCATGCTGCAGGGCATGGTGATTGGTTATGCGGATTGTGAGCCCGAGGAGCGGTTTCGGCTGATTCAGACTTTTGTCCCCAAAATTGACAACTGGTCGGTTTGCGACAGCTTTTGCTCGGGACTGAAATTTGTGAAGAAATACCGCGAACAAACGTGGATTTTTCTGCAGCCGTATTTGACATCAAAAAAGGAGTTTGAAGTCCGTTTTGCTGTTGTGATGCTGCTTTTCTATTTTATTGACGAAAGTCGGCTTTCGGATGTTTTTCGCATACTGGACGCGGTGCAGAATGACGGTTATTATGTAAAAATGGCTGTCGCGTGGGCGGTATCCATCTGTTTTGTCCGTTTTCCGAAAGAGACGATGACCTATTTGTCCGACAATCATCTGGATGACGTCACTTATAATAAAGCCTTGCAGAAAATCACGGAATCCCTGCAGGTAAATAAGGAAACAAAAAGCCGGATTCGTGCAATGAAACGAAAAGTTTGA
- a CDS encoding EamA family transporter: MQPMKPRDKFLALLVVVLWGINFTVIKFGVSSLPPMLLVALRYIFAAVPAVFFVKRPDISWKYLVAYGLTVGVGQFSCLFYAEHIGMPAGVASVMLQSQALFTILLAGVFFRERIRANQAVGLFVAAIGLVLISGGICVGGVSTIPSSALALTLLAAFFWGISNIVVRRASDEAHRQGKNLNMFSLVVWSSLVPPLPMLAAAFLADSPTKIWQALYTITPFTVFSILYLSLLATLFGYGVWSSLLSRYPAGKVAPLSLLVPVFGLITAWALLKEQLSAAQWVGCAIAILGLILSNHISRKEKSRNQIPNIDT; this comes from the coding sequence ATGCAGCCGATGAAACCGCGTGACAAATTTCTTGCTCTTCTTGTAGTCGTGCTGTGGGGAATCAATTTTACGGTTATTAAATTCGGCGTGAGTTCGCTCCCCCCTATGCTGCTTGTGGCTTTACGCTATATTTTTGCGGCGGTTCCCGCTGTCTTTTTCGTCAAGCGTCCGGATATCAGTTGGAAATATCTCGTCGCTTATGGCCTGACTGTCGGAGTGGGGCAGTTTTCCTGCCTGTTTTATGCGGAACATATCGGAATGCCGGCCGGTGTGGCATCGGTTATGTTGCAGTCTCAGGCGCTTTTCACGATTTTGCTGGCAGGTGTTTTTTTTCGGGAGCGCATCCGGGCAAACCAGGCGGTAGGATTATTCGTGGCTGCCATAGGTTTAGTCCTCATCAGTGGGGGAATCTGTGTCGGAGGCGTCTCTACCATTCCATCCAGTGCACTTGCTCTTACCCTGTTGGCGGCTTTTTTCTGGGGAATTTCCAATATTGTTGTGCGCCGTGCCTCCGATGAGGCCCACAGGCAGGGAAAAAATCTGAATATGTTCAGTTTGGTTGTATGGTCCAGCCTGGTGCCCCCGCTCCCAATGTTAGCCGCCGCGTTTCTGGCAGATTCACCGACGAAAATCTGGCAGGCACTCTATACCATTACGCCGTTCACAGTATTCTCCATACTTTATCTTTCCTTACTGGCCACGCTGTTCGGATATGGCGTTTGGAGTTCCCTGTTGTCCAGATATCCGGCTGGAAAAGTTGCGCCTTTATCTCTTCTTGTACCGGTGTTTGGCCTCATCACAGCCTGGGCTTTACTAAAAGAGCAGCTTTCCGCCGCACAGTGGGTCGGATGCGCTATTGCTATTCTGGGACTGATCCTATCGAATCATATTAGTCGGAAAGAAAAAAGTCGCAACCAAATACCAAATATCGATACATAA
- a CDS encoding DUF1848 domain-containing protein codes for MIINISGRTDIVNHYSDWMFRRFEEGYAFSRNSLFPNSVRRYELTPDQVDCVIFGSKNFAPVLDRIHTITERFHTYFYYTITAYGRDVEPGVPDIDTSIATLLRLAEIVGAKRIAWRYDPVLLTKKYTVARHLETFESMAKRLAGHVDRCIFSFVEMYKKHEVNFPELVPLREEDKDALARGLGAIAAKYGIPIQTCGPEENYAGYGIETSGCVTLDILGRANGIQFRKLKHRGFREGCHCIESRDLGALNSCPNGCKYCYANKNSQLPLENYRLHDPMSPLLIGRLKPTDRLEAGAQKSFLLPEKQSAHR; via the coding sequence ATGATCATCAATATCAGCGGACGAACCGACATTGTAAACCACTATTCGGACTGGATGTTCCGCCGGTTTGAAGAAGGCTACGCCTTTTCGCGGAACTCTCTTTTTCCCAACTCGGTGCGTCGCTACGAACTAACGCCGGATCAGGTGGACTGCGTCATTTTCGGGTCAAAAAATTTTGCGCCTGTTTTAGACCGTATCCATACGATCACGGAACGGTTCCATACTTATTTTTATTATACGATTACCGCCTACGGCCGGGATGTCGAACCCGGAGTCCCGGATATTGACACAAGCATTGCCACCCTGCTGCGACTTGCTGAAATTGTCGGAGCCAAACGCATTGCGTGGCGGTATGACCCTGTGCTTCTCACAAAAAAATATACTGTCGCCCGCCACCTCGAAACCTTTGAGTCGATGGCGAAACGGCTGGCGGGCCATGTGGACCGCTGTATTTTCAGCTTTGTAGAGATGTATAAAAAGCACGAGGTGAATTTTCCGGAACTGGTCCCGCTGCGGGAAGAGGACAAGGATGCGCTGGCCCGGGGCCTTGGTGCAATCGCGGCGAAATACGGCATTCCCATCCAGACCTGCGGCCCGGAAGAAAATTATGCCGGGTATGGGATTGAAACTTCCGGTTGCGTTACCCTAGACATCTTAGGACGCGCAAATGGCATTCAGTTCCGTAAACTCAAGCACCGCGGATTTCGTGAAGGGTGTCACTGCATAGAAAGTCGGGATCTCGGAGCGCTCAATAGCTGTCCTAACGGCTGTAAATACTGTTACGCGAACAAAAATTCACAGCTTCCTTTAGAAAATTATCGTCTTCACGATCCCATGTCTCCTCTGCTGATCGGCCGCCTGAAGCCCACTGACCGTCTGGAAGCGGGTGCTCAAAAGTCGTTTCTTTTACCGGAGAAACAATCTGCCCACCGGTAG
- a CDS encoding Ada metal-binding domain-containing protein — protein MRTVKTKYFDYGSKEVAYLSASDAVLGSAIARLGRVERVVIPDVFAALVYAVIGQLVSVRSANTIWGRMQDRFSDISPKNLSSVSADDIQHCGMTMKKAVCISELAENICYGSIRLDDLRNLSDAEVVHRLTRIRGVGPWTAEMLLLNCMERPDVVSWGDVAIRRGMEKLYGFPKLTRKQFDLCRSRYSPYGSVASIYLWKISFLGAKDMECKKEYTLIGTDGKPYLSEEKGTLGGHRKNKIYGRLDCPSALRAIAKGQYVKSRVFFADEKTAVAAGYRPCAVCMPKEYAAWKNSQKSKEAGG, from the coding sequence ATGCGAACCGTTAAAACCAAATATTTCGATTATGGGTCTAAAGAAGTAGCATACCTTTCTGCCTCAGACGCGGTTCTCGGCTCGGCCATCGCGCGGCTCGGACGGGTGGAACGTGTAGTCATTCCGGATGTATTCGCGGCGCTCGTTTATGCCGTGATCGGTCAGCTGGTCTCCGTCCGTTCCGCAAACACGATCTGGGGCCGCATGCAGGACAGGTTCAGCGACATTTCACCGAAGAACCTGTCCTCTGTTTCGGCAGACGATATTCAGCATTGCGGTATGACCATGAAAAAAGCGGTTTGCATTTCGGAACTGGCTGAAAACATTTGTTATGGAAGTATCCGGCTGGATGATTTGCGGAATCTTTCGGACGCGGAGGTGGTTCACCGCCTGACGCGAATTCGGGGTGTCGGACCGTGGACCGCGGAGATGCTGCTTCTCAACTGTATGGAGCGGCCCGACGTTGTCAGCTGGGGTGACGTTGCCATCCGCCGCGGCATGGAAAAGCTGTATGGTTTTCCGAAGCTGACACGAAAGCAATTCGATCTGTGCCGGTCACGGTATTCACCATACGGCTCGGTGGCTTCCATCTATCTGTGGAAAATTTCCTTTCTAGGAGCAAAAGATATGGAATGTAAGAAAGAATACACGCTGATCGGTACGGATGGAAAGCCCTATCTGAGCGAAGAAAAAGGGACCCTGGGCGGGCACCGTAAAAATAAAATTTACGGACGGTTGGACTGCCCTTCCGCTCTGCGCGCGATTGCAAAAGGGCAGTATGTAAAAAGCCGTGTGTTTTTTGCGGACGAAAAAACGGCTGTTGCGGCTGGGTACCGTCCCTGCGCGGTCTGTATGCCGAAAGAGTACGCCGCGTGGAAGAACTCGCAAAAAAGCAAGGAGGCGGGCGGATGA
- a CDS encoding methylated-DNA--[protein]-cysteine S-methyltransferase: MKDTAKISTPLGLVLITAANDTITGLSFTDDPPETAVTPKTPLLKEAERQLSEYFSGIRKAFDLPLRAEGTEFQKTVWAALRSIPYGETRSYGQVAKSIGRPSASRAVGMANNKNPILILTPCHRVVGSDGGLVGYAGGLERKEQLLKLERTHANR, translated from the coding sequence ATGAAAGATACGGCAAAAATTTCAACCCCACTGGGTCTGGTTTTGATCACTGCCGCGAACGACACCATTACGGGTCTGTCCTTCACGGACGATCCGCCGGAGACTGCCGTTACGCCGAAAACGCCCTTGTTGAAGGAAGCGGAGCGCCAGCTTTCGGAATATTTTTCCGGAATCCGCAAGGCCTTTGACTTGCCGCTCAGAGCGGAGGGGACGGAGTTTCAAAAAACCGTTTGGGCGGCGCTGCGGAGCATTCCGTACGGAGAGACCCGGAGCTACGGGCAGGTTGCGAAAAGCATCGGTCGCCCGTCGGCGTCGCGTGCCGTAGGCATGGCGAACAATAAAAATCCGATTTTGATCTTAACGCCGTGCCATCGAGTCGTTGGTTCCGACGGCGGGCTGGTCGGCTACGCGGGCGGGCTGGAACGAAAAGAACAGCTTCTGAAGCTGGAACGGACTCATGCGAACCGTTAA
- a CDS encoding Ada metal-binding domain-containing protein: MSAPLYYLEGNFIPYRALFLEQSYRTLHYKAGNIIYEPHTEWDSMMYLNSGKVKISIVQNEREKLLAFYGEGYLIPYYVPAEICISHLIQFTAVTDVTVLQVSRQDFEELLAKNTKLRNEVYLSAWRLIHLLTHEVESQTLDSGLERVATFLYTYFENTGHELFEISTRDLQSFVGLNRTNLSKYLSFLVNAHVIAKERGFIRIIAPEKLKNFCSDRVIRCDIVPSNMAHGAISEEDKWEAICNRDATYDGVFWYGVKSTGIFCVPSCKSRLARRENIEYFDSPQEALQAGYRICKRCRPDILSYNPNRRLAEQIRDYLDEHFCEKEVLEQCSIHLSVEPKHLIKVFKIQYDATPHAYIQEKRLEKAVQLLEHTDMNILDIALSSGFSSMSNFYSTFKGSYGMSPTQYRKSESDKQ; this comes from the coding sequence ATGTCGGCCCCACTTTATTATCTGGAAGGTAATTTTATACCCTATCGAGCTCTGTTTCTGGAACAGTCTTACCGCACATTACATTACAAAGCCGGTAATATCATATATGAACCACATACGGAGTGGGACAGCATGATGTATCTGAACTCCGGAAAAGTTAAAATTTCCATTGTACAGAATGAAAGGGAAAAACTGCTTGCGTTTTATGGAGAAGGATATTTAATTCCTTATTACGTTCCTGCCGAGATTTGTATCTCGCATTTAATTCAATTTACGGCGGTTACAGATGTGACCGTTCTGCAAGTCAGCCGACAGGATTTTGAAGAACTTCTTGCGAAAAACACGAAACTTCGCAATGAAGTTTATTTGTCGGCGTGGCGGCTGATTCATCTGCTGACGCACGAAGTGGAAAGCCAGACTTTGGATTCCGGACTGGAGCGGGTGGCCACTTTTTTATACACCTATTTTGAAAATACCGGGCATGAGCTTTTTGAAATCTCCACTCGCGACCTTCAATCGTTTGTGGGGCTGAACCGAACCAACCTCAGTAAATATCTTTCTTTCCTTGTAAATGCTCATGTGATCGCGAAAGAACGGGGTTTTATTAGAATTATAGCTCCCGAAAAGCTGAAAAACTTTTGCTCTGACCGAGTGATTCGCTGCGATATCGTGCCGTCGAATATGGCGCACGGCGCTATTTCGGAAGAGGATAAATGGGAAGCGATTTGCAACAGGGACGCGACCTACGACGGAGTGTTTTGGTACGGTGTAAAAAGTACCGGAATATTCTGCGTCCCGTCCTGCAAATCCAGGCTCGCTCGCAGGGAAAATATCGAATATTTTGATTCTCCTCAGGAAGCGCTCCAGGCAGGTTATCGCATCTGTAAACGATGTAGACCGGATATCCTTTCTTACAACCCAAACCGGAGACTCGCGGAGCAGATACGGGATTATTTGGATGAGCATTTTTGTGAAAAAGAGGTGCTTGAGCAGTGTTCGATTCATCTATCTGTGGAACCGAAACATCTGATCAAAGTTTTTAAGATACAGTATGACGCGACACCCCACGCCTATATTCAGGAAAAAAGGCTTGAAAAAGCAGTACAGTTGTTGGAACACACGGATATGAATATTTTGGACATTGCCCTTTCTTCCGGGTTTAGCAGCATGTCAAATTTCTATAGCACGTTTAAAGGCAGCTATGGAATGTCCCCCACGCAGTACCGAAAAAGTGAAAGCGACAAACAATAG
- a CDS encoding iron-containing alcohol dehydrogenase, translating into MARFTIPRDVYYGPNAMEELKALKGHKKAIVVTGTNFMIENGSLEKLTGILKENGMQVQVFDKVESNPRISTVYRGAEVMRNYEPDVIVALGGGSPVDAAKAMWVFYENPELKFDDIKTPFSLPKMRRKAIFAAVGTTSGTGTEVTSFSVITDDDTKIKYPIADFEITPDIAIVDTEIPLSMSKTLTADSGMDALTHAVEAYVATAHTDLTDCLAIKAAQLVFENLVDSYNESSAARRKLHVGQDLAGMAFSNALLGIVHSLAHKVGVTYDVTHGRCNAIMLPYVIEYNSTVSEDRFADIARALGLDGATNKQLTNSLVEAVKNLNGKLGIPLSYKEAGVNEKTFLDTVDVLAEAACGDPCTLFNPRETKFDNMKKVLTCCYYGTDVNF; encoded by the coding sequence ATGGCACGATTTACCATTCCCCGCGACGTCTATTACGGTCCGAATGCCATGGAGGAGCTGAAAGCTCTTAAGGGACATAAAAAGGCCATCGTTGTAACGGGCACCAATTTCATGATTGAAAACGGAAGTCTTGAAAAGCTCACAGGTATCCTGAAAGAAAACGGGATGCAGGTGCAGGTGTTCGACAAGGTGGAAAGCAATCCTAGAATTTCCACAGTATACCGCGGAGCCGAGGTCATGAGAAACTACGAGCCGGATGTCATTGTAGCGCTCGGCGGCGGTTCTCCCGTTGACGCCGCGAAGGCAATGTGGGTGTTTTATGAAAACCCAGAGCTCAAATTCGATGATATCAAAACACCGTTCAGCCTGCCCAAAATGCGCAGAAAGGCCATTTTTGCCGCGGTCGGCACGACATCCGGCACCGGAACGGAAGTAACGTCCTTCTCCGTCATTACGGACGATGACACAAAAATCAAGTATCCGATCGCCGACTTTGAAATTACGCCGGACATTGCCATCGTGGATACGGAAATTCCGCTCTCCATGTCGAAGACGCTGACCGCCGATTCCGGTATGGACGCGCTGACCCACGCAGTGGAAGCATACGTCGCCACGGCTCACACGGATCTTACCGACTGCCTGGCAATTAAAGCAGCTCAGCTGGTTTTTGAAAATCTTGTCGATTCTTACAATGAAAGCAGCGCTGCAAGAAGAAAGCTTCACGTTGGACAGGATCTGGCCGGCATGGCCTTCTCCAACGCCCTGCTCGGAATCGTCCACTCTCTGGCTCATAAAGTCGGCGTTACTTATGACGTCACACACGGACGCTGTAACGCCATCATGCTCCCGTATGTCATTGAGTACAACAGCACGGTGTCGGAAGACCGCTTTGCGGACATTGCCCGTGCGCTCGGTCTGGACGGCGCAACGAATAAGCAGCTGACCAACTCGTTGGTGGAAGCCGTGAAGAACCTGAACGGAAAATTAGGTATCCCTCTTTCCTATAAGGAAGCGGGAGTGAATGAAAAAACATTCCTGGATACCGTCGACGTACTTGCCGAGGCAGCGTGCGGTGATCCCTGCACACTGTTTAATCCGCGCGAAACGAAATTCGATAATATGAAAAAAGTTCTCACCTGTTGCTATTACGGTACCGACGTAAACTTCTAA
- a CDS encoding excinuclease ABC subunit UvrA, giving the protein MDNIFQQGYIEIKDAYQNNLQHISIRIPKYKTTVFVGLSGSGKSSLVFDTIAAASRRELNETFPSFTQQYLPKYGQPHVGEIDHLPVAIVIQQKRIGQNARSTLATYTGIYSLLRLLFSRIGKPFIGYSDNFSFNLPQGMCPRCQGLGYVDEMDESKLIDPEKSLNEGAITFVSFGPHTWRWDRYALSGLFDLDKPVRDYTEQEYELLMHAPQQTLKNPPSDWPRTAKYEGLVPRIRRSILNSEEGKHHQAALAEVVTRKVCPACRGTRLKPEVLTNKIAGRNIADICAMDLLHVLAFLDGVTEPLAADAVRELKTKIRSLADIGLGYLTLNRSTDTLSGGEAQRIKVAKYLTSMLSDMVYVLDEPSVGLHPHDIRLMQKALSKLKDRGNTIMIVEHNPELIAFADYIVEMGPGAGRSGGTVTFTGTYPELLRSDTLTGKWLSRPIAFREERKASGSLPLRHVCDNNLKDISVDIPLGILTVISGVAGSGKSSLVHAIKRQLQQDYIDLSQVPVGINIRSTPATYLNILDEIRRLFGLENHVSTGLFSYNGKGACPRCAGKGVTITNMAFMDPVVQICELCGGRRYNAEALSYRYREKNIAEVIGMPVSQARDFFSDRPEINKPLENLKKVGLGYLTLDQPMTTLSGGELQRLKLAFELGRKGTVYLLDEPTAGLHRQDTERLIVLFNQLVENGNTLIIIEHNLAVISQADWLIDLGPDAGRYGGRILYSGTPRGAMESKESKTGAAFRISFDHGTF; this is encoded by the coding sequence ATGGATAACATTTTTCAGCAGGGATACATTGAAATCAAGGATGCCTATCAGAACAATTTACAGCATATCAGCATCCGAATCCCCAAATATAAAACCACTGTATTCGTGGGACTTTCCGGGTCGGGAAAATCGTCCCTCGTCTTCGACACGATTGCTGCTGCTTCCCGCCGGGAGCTGAATGAGACTTTCCCCAGCTTTACGCAGCAGTATCTGCCAAAGTACGGCCAGCCGCACGTCGGAGAGATCGACCATCTGCCGGTTGCCATCGTCATTCAACAGAAGCGGATTGGCCAGAACGCGCGTTCCACATTGGCGACCTACACAGGGATCTACTCGCTTCTGCGGCTGCTGTTCTCCCGTATCGGGAAGCCGTTTATCGGATATTCGGACAACTTTTCCTTCAACCTTCCGCAGGGGATGTGTCCGCGCTGTCAGGGACTCGGCTACGTGGACGAAATGGACGAATCAAAGCTGATTGACCCGGAAAAATCCCTGAACGAGGGGGCGATTACTTTCGTAAGCTTCGGCCCTCATACTTGGCGCTGGGACCGGTACGCCCTGAGCGGGCTGTTTGATCTTGACAAACCGGTTCGTGACTACACGGAACAGGAATATGAGCTGTTGATGCACGCGCCGCAGCAGACTTTGAAAAACCCTCCTTCAGACTGGCCGCGCACGGCCAAGTACGAGGGGCTTGTCCCGCGTATCCGCCGTTCCATCCTCAACAGCGAGGAGGGAAAGCACCATCAGGCGGCCCTGGCGGAGGTAGTAACCCGGAAAGTCTGCCCCGCCTGCCGCGGGACGCGGCTGAAGCCGGAAGTCCTGACGAACAAAATCGCGGGGCGGAACATTGCGGACATCTGCGCGATGGATTTGCTCCACGTGCTGGCTTTTTTGGACGGCGTCACGGAACCGCTGGCCGCCGACGCGGTGCGGGAGCTGAAAACCAAAATCCGGTCGCTTGCGGATATCGGCCTCGGTTATCTGACGCTCAACCGAAGCACAGACACGCTCTCCGGTGGGGAAGCTCAGCGTATCAAAGTGGCCAAATACCTGACGAGCATGCTTTCCGACATGGTCTACGTACTGGACGAGCCCAGCGTCGGCCTGCATCCGCATGACATCCGGCTGATGCAAAAGGCTCTGTCCAAGCTAAAGGACCGGGGAAACACCATTATGATTGTGGAGCACAACCCGGAGCTGATCGCATTCGCGGATTACATTGTGGAAATGGGACCCGGTGCGGGGCGCAGCGGCGGAACGGTAACCTTTACGGGAACCTACCCGGAGCTTCTCCGCTCGGACACTCTTACAGGAAAATGGCTGAGCCGCCCGATTGCCTTCCGCGAAGAACGAAAAGCTTCCGGCAGTCTGCCCCTGCGCCATGTTTGTGACAACAACCTGAAAGATATTTCGGTGGATATTCCGCTGGGAATCCTGACGGTAATCTCCGGTGTGGCGGGCTCCGGAAAAAGCTCGCTGGTTCACGCCATAAAACGTCAGCTGCAACAGGATTATATCGATCTCTCTCAGGTTCCGGTCGGAATCAATATCCGTTCCACGCCCGCTACCTATCTGAATATTCTGGATGAAATCCGTCGTCTGTTCGGTTTGGAAAATCATGTTTCCACCGGGCTTTTCAGCTACAATGGAAAGGGTGCCTGCCCCCGCTGTGCCGGGAAAGGGGTTACCATTACCAACATGGCCTTCATGGACCCCGTTGTTCAGATCTGTGAGCTGTGTGGCGGGAGGCGGTATAATGCGGAAGCGCTGTCCTACCGGTACCGGGAAAAAAATATTGCCGAGGTGATTGGGATGCCGGTCTCACAGGCGCGGGACTTTTTTTCCGACCGGCCGGAAATCAACAAGCCATTGGAAAACCTAAAAAAGGTCGGTCTGGGATATCTGACGCTGGATCAGCCGATGACAACACTTTCCGGGGGGGAACTGCAGCGCTTAAAGCTGGCCTTTGAGCTTGGCAGAAAAGGAACCGTTTATCTGCTGGACGAGCCGACCGCCGGTCTGCACCGGCAGGATACGGAGCGGCTGATCGTTCTGTTTAACCAGTTGGTGGAAAACGGCAATACGCTGATTATTATCGAACACAATTTGGCGGTGATCAGTCAGGCGGACTGGCTGATTGACCTCGGCCCCGACGCGGGACGGTACGGCGGGCGGATTTTATACAGCGGTACGCCGCGCGGCGCCATGGAATCCAAGGAATCCAAGACCGGGGCGGCTTTTCGGATCTCCTTTGACCATGGGACATTCTAA